The following are encoded together in the Candida orthopsilosis Co 90-125, chromosome 5 draft sequence genome:
- a CDS encoding Cdc24 GDP-GTP exchange factor (GDP-GTP exchange factor for Cdc42p) has protein sequence MSKQDKRNEASRSFSSQSNRSFSNNSSPSVSRINSAGPLNMTNFNKQSSPKDHLFYKSEALKSRLQKIDGMAPFLDLAFNKAEKLCEQQSLSLAQEKNTESMSRLSMSSVSSHGSGTLTTNNTNRTSGSQGSGNSLTDSLLTFTAGVLPLNISVDSATQLWQLFQQGAPLCLIFNEISSDHKLAVVSSDDQRVCKKSVYEFIIAMKVHLKFEDDDLFTISNVFSDSTQDLLKIITVVNKLLDGKATEDSDMNVDVQITNERSKVFREIIETERKYVSDLELMVTYKNQLVDAELLSSEQIHTLFPNLNEVVDFQRRFLNGLECNINVPVRYQRIGSVFIHASLGPFKTYEPWTIGQLTAIELINKEATNLKKSSNLIDPGFELQSYILKPIQRLCKYPLLLKELIKTSQEDFSSTDDLSDAAFASHNELLAAQEAMKEVANRVNEAQRRAENVEYLRKLVERVKNWRGFNLKDQGELLYHGIVGVRDADTEKEYVAYLFEKIIFFFIESDKDKEKHEKKFKLGLRKVSGAGLSSSTANLLESINNGTNDSSPLELKGRVYISEIYNISASSNHGYTLVISWSGKKESGSFKLRYRNEETRNQWEQCLRNLKTNEMNFHLSKKLRDSQSSVNTNDSSIYDYNGSHNTTAESPQQFYSGQQRHYSSSSTYSMMQPNSRVKSGELSRISSTGSNSNVHSTASTTPSSTSAPNLPLFDIKVKLIYNRLELPDPLIVSNQTRFNELYQKISGKIATSELISEDILVSKLRYKDEDGDFVVMDSNEDWNLAIDDLGDGRSLTIWVS, from the coding sequence ATGTCAAAACAAGACAAGCGTAATGAGGCTTCACGCTCATTTTCACTGCAATCTAATAGGTCTTTCAGTaacaattcatcaccatctGTATCACGTATCAATTCGGCAGGTCCACTAAATATGACCAATTTTAATAAACAAAGTTCACCAAAAGATCACCTATTTTATAAAAGTGAAGCTTTGAAGAGTaggttgcaaaagattgatgGAATGGCACCGTTTTTAGATTTAGCATTCAATAAAGCTGAAAAATTATGTGAACAACAATCGTTATCCCTAGCccaagaaaagaatacaGAGTCAATGAGTAGATTATCAATGTCTTCTGTTAGTTCACATGGAAGTGGAACACTAACTACAAACAACACAAATAGGACCAGTGGTTCTCAGGGAAGTGGCAATAGTCTAACTGATAGTCTTTTGACATTTACTGCCGGGGTATTACCACTTAATATAAGTGTTGATTCAGCAACGCAATTGTGGCAATTATTTCAACAAGGAGCTCCCTTATGTCTCATATTTAATGAGATCTCATCTGATCATAAACTAGCGGTGGTGAGTTCAGATGATCAACGTGTGTGCAAGAAATCAGTCTATGAATTCATCATTGCCATGAAGGTGCatttaaaatttgaagatgatgatttatttACTATATCGAATGTGTTTTCTGATAGTACGCAGGACTTACTAAAAATTATCACTGTGGTGAATAAACTCCTTGATGGGAAAGCAACAGAGGATTCCGATATGAATGTTGATGTACAAATTACCAATGAACGATCAAAAGTGTTTCGAGAAATCATAGAAACTGAAAGAAAATATGTTTCAGATTTGGAGTTGATGGTTACTTATAAAAACCAATTGGTTGATGCAGAGTTACTCTCATCAGAGCAAATTCACACCCTTTTTCCCAATCTTAATGAAGTTGTCGATTTCCAAAGACGGTTCTTAAATGGACTTGAATGTAATATAAATGTACCTGTGAGGTATCAGAGGATAGGATCAGTATTTATTCATGCAAGTTTGGGGCCATTCAAAACTTATGAACCATGGACGATAGGACAACTTACAGCCATTGAGCTTATCAATAAAGAGGCAACAAATCTTAAAAAGTCATCCAATTTAATTGACCCTGGATTTGAGCTACAATCATATATCCTCAAGCCAATCCAAAGATTATGTAAATATCCATTACTTTTGAAAGAGCTAATTAAAACATCACAAGAGGATTTCAGTTCCACAGATGATCTACTGGATGCTGCCTTTGCGTCCCATAATGAGCTTTTAGCTGCACAAGAAGCAATGAAAGAAGTTGCTAATAGAGTCAATGAAGCACAAAGAAGAGCTGAAAATGTGGAGTATTTGCGCAAACTAGTGGAGCGGGTAAAGAATTGGCGTgggttcaatttgaaagacCAAGGGGAGTTGCTCTATCATGGTATAGTTGGAGTACGAGATGCTGATACCGAAAAGGAATATGTTGCCTActtatttgaaaagataatcttttttttcatcgAACTGGATaaagataaagaaaaacaTGAAAAGAAGTTTAAACTTGGGTTGAGGAAGGTCTCGGGTGCTGGATTAAGCTCGTCGACAGCAAATTTACTAGAGTCCATCAACAACGGCACCAACGATTCCAGTCCATTGGAACTAAAAGGAAGAGTGTATATCCTGGAGATATACAACATCAGtgcttcatcaaatcaCGGATACACATTGGTCATTTCATGGTCAGGCAAAAAGGAAAGTGGATCATTCAAATTACGTTATCGTAATGAAGAAACTAGAAACCAATGGGAACAATGTTTACGCAACTTGAAAACAAATGAAATGAATTTCCATCTTAGCAAGAAATTACGTGATTCACAATCTTCCGTCAATACCAatgattcatcaatttatGATTACAATGGATCACACAACACCACTGCTGAGTCACCACAACAATTTTACTCAGGACAACAACGACACTACTCTTCCTCATCAACTTATAGTATGATGCAACCAAACTCACGCGTCAAATCGGGAGAACTATCACGAATCTCATCAACAGGATCTAATTCAAACGTACATTCAACTGCATCAACAACcccatcatcaacatcagcGCCCAATTTGCCCCTTTTTGACATCAAAGTTAAACTTATCTACAATAGACTCGAACTACCTGATCCTTTAATCGTGTCGAACCAAACTAGGTTTAATGAATTGTATCAAAAGATATCAGGGAAAATTGCTACCAGTGAATTGATTTCGGAGGATATTTTGGTTAGTAAATTACGAtataaagatgaagatggcGATTTTGTTGTTATGGATCTGAATGAAGATTGGAATTTGgctattgatgatttaggTGATGGACGTAGTTTGACTATTTGGGTGTCTTAG
- a CDS encoding Rmt2 minor protein arginine methyltransferases (PRMT) (involved in methylation of arginine), whose product MSELHYLCKFPQRPITNAYIDNLKYYLKNGIPATYTVEEAYNYTNNIEEEPTTTTTPLHLICTHVPKDATPDEAAIVSQLVEILFEYGAGWSFTDINNNTPGCILIERGLQHLPIYQQIVEAGVRAELLLRKVGEYDMEVISDTEDLDHEAIVGEKEVTEVTKDTVTEETTTDQIKLEPNAVQVDQDDEPDAPSQNQQSYLNTKLEYIDDALVTKDRKDGVMMSWESDIMKLGADTLFKGAYIEENELDSEINVLNIGFGMGIIDTMIQDKHPTMHYICEAHPDVLEKLKTDGWFDKLNVKILPGRWQDQLPKLLNEGVFFNGIYYDTFSEHYSDMLDLFDLIVGLLKPHGVFSFFNGLGADRQVIYQVYQKLVELDLENYGLQCKFIDVDVPGTLFKGDKKSDDEDGSVWDNVKRSYWSCPTYYHPEIKFIDF is encoded by the coding sequence AtaatattgaagaagagCCAACGACAACTACAACTCCACTACATTTGATATGTACACATGTGCCAAAAGATGCTACTCCAGATGAAGCGGCGATTGTTTCCCAACTCGTTGAAATTCTCTTTGAATATGGTGCGGGATGGTCTTTTACCGACATCAATAATAATACCCCTGGTTGTATTTTGATTGAACGGGGGTTGCAACATTTGCCtatttatcaacaaattgtgGAAGCTGGAGTGAGAGCTGAATTGTTGTTACGGAAGGTTGGAGAGTATGATATGGAGGTGATTAGTGATACTGAAGATTTAGATCACGAAGCAATTGTAGGTGAAAAAGAAGTGACGGAGGTTACGAAAGATACTGTGACCGAGGAAACTACGACAGACCAAATCAAGTTAGAGCCCAATGCTGTACAAGTAGATCAAGATGATGAACCAGATGCTCCATcccaaaaccaacaatcaTACCTCAACACCAAGCTCGAATACATTGACGATGCATTAGTCACCAAAGATAGGAAAGATGGAGTCATGATGTCATGGGAATCAGATATAATGAAACTTGGTGCAGATACGTTATTCAAAGGAGCatatattgaagaaaatgaactTGATTCGGAAATCAATGTTTTAAATATTGGTTTCGGTATGGGGATTATCGATACCATGATCCAAGATAAACATCCCACGATGCATTATATATGTGAGGCTCATCCTGATGTTCTAGAGAAATTAAAAACTGACGGATGGTTTGATAAATTAAATGTGAAAATACTCCCCGGTAGATGGCAAGATCAACTCCCCAAACTACTAAACGAGGGcgtatttttcaatgggATTTATTACGATACATTTTCAGAACATTATTCTGATATGTTGGACTTATTTGATTTAATAGTGGGGTTGCTCAAACCACACGGTGTTTTCTCATTCTTTAATGGGTTGGGTGCTGATAGACAAGTGATTTATCAAGTTTATCAGAAATTGGTGgaattggatttggaaaactATGGATTACAATGTAAAttcattgatgttgatgttcCTGGGACCTTATTTAAAGGAGACAAGAAGAGcgacgatgaagatggaagTGTATGGGATAATGTAAAGAGAAGTTACTGGTCTTGTCCTACATACTATCACCCAGAAATAAAATTTATAGACTTTTGA
- a CDS encoding Tfb3 transcription factor isoforms A and B (similar to C. parapsilosis CPAR2_303770 and C. albicans TFB3; transcription factor with C3HC4 zinc finger DNA-binding motif; alternatively spliced), whose amino-acid sequence MLQISEDDQLKDMCPICKTDKYLSPNMKFLINPECYHKICESCVDRIFSLGPAPCPYPKCGKILRKNKFKQQIFENLVIEKEIDIRRKVGAIYNKTEEDFPDLKEYNQYLENIEEIVFKLSNGIDVEQTEAELAQYEQDHRIEIIEKNMRESQKSADLIKYQDAMERLKQEKLKIQKRMELEDLEFTKLQQQDLLDRMANSSMTSEELIKQQQSQLTKRNSQRKRQLQQINSQLEQQFNQTNPLAKSNTKEDDSTTIPFTPFQGDREIHKKYQLLHIPQTIDEIMDIENASKGSYHDPYVFGLAKNKEYLGAGWRITNVFERALDEAFMGLGCNIETEKSVSV is encoded by the exons ATGCTTCAGATATCAGAAG ATGATCAGCTAAAGGACATGTGTCCCATTTGCAAAACTGACAAATACTTGTCTCCCAATATGAAATTCCTTATTAACCCAGAATGTTACCACAAAATATGTGAATCATGCGTTGATAGAATATTCTCATTAGGTCCTGCTCCATGTCCGTACCCTAAATGTGGTAAAATTCTTCGAAAGaataaatttaaacaacaaatatttgaaaatttagttattgaaaaggaGATTGATATCAGACGTAAAGTAGGTGCAATATACAACAAaactgaagaagatttcCCTGATTTAAAGGAATACAATCagtatttggaaaacattgaagaaatagTTTTCAAGTTAAGTAATGGCATTGATGTTGAGCAAACTGAGGCAGAGTTAGCTCAATATGAACAAGATCATCGAATagaaattattgaaaaaaacaTGAGAGAATCTCAAAAGAGTGCAGATTTAATAAAGTATCAAGATGCAATGGAGCGAttaaaacaagaaaaactcaaaattcaaaaacgtatggaattggaagatttggaatttactaaattgcaacaacagGATCTCCTAGATCGAATGGCAAATAGTTCAATGACAAGcgaagaattgattaaacaACAGCAGTCGCAATTGACTAAACGTAATTCACAACGGAAACGACAATTGCAACAGATTAATAGTCAATTGGAACAACAATTTAACCAAACTAATCCATTAGCAAAAAGTAACACAAAAGAGGATGATTCGACTACGATTCCCTTTACTCCATTTCAAGGTGATCGTGAAATACATAAGAAATACCAATTGTTGCATATTCcacaaacaattgatgaaattatgGATATTGAAAACGCTTCAAAAGGAAGTTATCATGATCCATATGTATTTGGATTAGCtaaaaacaaagaataCCTTGGTGCTGGATGGAGGATTACTAATGTGTTTGAACGAGCTTTGGATGAAGCATTTATGGGATTGGGATGTAATATAGAGACGGAGAAATCGGTACTGGTGTAG